In the Ruminococcus sp. OA3 genome, one interval contains:
- a CDS encoding DeoR/GlpR family DNA-binding transcription regulator yields the protein MLIEDRMEEIVRVVEERGSIQVQELIELLNTSESTIRRDLTVLDKRGLLTKVHGGAIAIRNSGIHTDSFVEIREDINRDEKGLIARYAAALVKANDLVYLDSGTTTGQIIDYLVPNNAVFVTNAVMHARKLAAKGFHVYLPGGEFKSVTEAIVGEEALESLQKYNFTIGFLGTNGADIEAGYTTPGLREAKVKEYAMKQCRECYVLCDSSKIAKISPVRFAAFEDATIITTLVKEEPYKSCRNIIQVSS from the coding sequence ATGCTGATCGAAGACAGAATGGAAGAGATCGTACGGGTGGTTGAAGAGCGCGGGAGTATTCAGGTCCAGGAACTGATCGAACTGCTCAATACATCAGAATCTACAATACGCCGGGATCTGACGGTACTGGATAAAAGAGGACTGCTGACAAAAGTGCATGGAGGTGCAATCGCCATTCGCAACAGCGGGATCCATACGGATTCCTTTGTTGAAATCCGTGAAGATATCAACCGGGATGAGAAGGGACTGATCGCCAGGTATGCTGCGGCTCTGGTCAAGGCAAACGATCTGGTCTATCTGGATTCCGGAACGACGACCGGGCAGATCATCGATTATCTGGTGCCCAATAATGCGGTATTTGTGACAAATGCCGTGATGCATGCGAGAAAACTTGCTGCTAAAGGATTTCATGTCTATCTGCCGGGAGGGGAATTCAAGTCAGTGACTGAGGCGATCGTCGGGGAGGAGGCACTGGAAAGTCTTCAGAAGTACAATTTTACCATAGGTTTTCTGGGAACAAACGGTGCAGATATTGAGGCGGGGTACACGACACCGGGACTCAGGGAGGCAAAGGTAAAGGAATATGCCATGAAACAGTGCAGGGAGTGTTACGTACTGTGTGACAGTTCCAAGATTGCGAAGATATCTCCGGTAAGATTTGCGGCATTTGAGGATGCAACGATCATTACGACTCTGGTAAAAGAAGAGCCGTATAAGTCGTGCAGGAATATCATTCAGGTATCCTCCTGA
- the pfkB gene encoding 1-phosphofructokinase — translation MIYTLTCNPSLDYIVTAKNFTIGGMNRTENERILPGGKGINVSIVLKNLGIPSTILGFTAGFTGEEIRKRVREAGCAEELISVSQGWSRINVKLRSSSESEINGQGPPISSDAVAALLKRLEMLEEGDVLVLAGSIPNSMPHTIYRDITRRMSEKNVMVIVDAAKDLLVSVLQYQPFLIKPNHHELSEIFREDLQGPKDIVRCARKLQKYGARNVLVSMAEAGAILVSETEGVFIGSAPRGKVVNSVGAGDSMVAGFLAGYFSDGSYRKSLEMGIAAGSASAFSEELASREEIEALLCGIKASGGLWSRTDALCATRSRYAGAYLKNEEKRYADRRQNGRDRTGG, via the coding sequence ATGATTTATACGTTAACCTGCAATCCATCACTGGATTATATTGTTACAGCGAAAAACTTTACGATCGGTGGGATGAACCGGACAGAAAATGAACGTATCCTTCCCGGGGGAAAAGGAATCAATGTGTCTATCGTGTTAAAAAATCTCGGTATCCCGAGCACGATACTCGGCTTTACCGCGGGGTTTACCGGGGAAGAAATAAGAAAAAGAGTCAGAGAGGCGGGATGCGCAGAAGAATTAATATCTGTCAGCCAGGGATGGTCCCGCATTAACGTGAAACTTCGTTCCAGCAGTGAAAGTGAAATCAACGGACAGGGCCCCCCGATCAGCAGTGATGCTGTTGCGGCACTTTTGAAGAGACTCGAAATGCTGGAAGAAGGGGATGTGCTGGTGCTGGCAGGAAGCATTCCCAATTCAATGCCGCATACGATCTACCGGGACATAACCAGAAGGATGTCTGAGAAAAATGTCATGGTGATCGTAGATGCCGCGAAAGACCTTCTTGTCAGTGTACTGCAATATCAACCGTTTTTAATTAAACCAAATCATCATGAGCTGTCCGAGATTTTCCGTGAAGACCTGCAGGGTCCGAAAGATATTGTAAGGTGCGCCAGAAAGCTTCAAAAGTACGGGGCGAGAAATGTGCTGGTCTCCATGGCCGAAGCCGGAGCGATTCTGGTTTCTGAGACAGAGGGGGTATTCATAGGCTCTGCACCCAGGGGAAAGGTAGTGAATTCTGTGGGAGCAGGTGACTCCATGGTTGCGGGGTTTCTGGCAGGCTACTTTTCGGATGGCAGCTACCGAAAATCACTGGAAATGGGAATTGCTGCGGGAAGTGCCAGCGCATTTTCAGAAGAGCTGGCGTCCAGGGAAGAGATAGAAGCACTGCTTTGCGGGATAAAAGCCTCCGGCGGATTGTGGAGTCGCACAGATGCATTATGTGCGACCCGAAGCAGGTACGCTGGAGCGTATTTGAAGAATGAGGAGAAAAGATATGCTGATCGAAGACAGAATGGAAGAGATCGTACGGGTGGTTGA
- a CDS encoding aminotransferase class I/II-fold pyridoxal phosphate-dependent enzyme has translation MQFSERMQLFGESIFTTLAKMKEEKESRGETVIDLSIGTPNIPPASHIIDALVEAAKDEKNYVYAIKDLAELHRAVAKWYQNRYQVKLNPETEIVSLLGSQEGLAHISLSVVDPGDTVLVQDPCYPIFGDGPRIAGAKLAYMPLRKECDYLIDFENIEEETAREAKLMVVSYPNNPTAAVAPDYFYEKLIAFARKYDIIVLHDNAYSELIFDDNVQGKSFLSYPGAKEVGVEFNSLSKTYGLAGARIGFCIGNEQIVKQLTRLKSNMDYGMFLPVQKAAIAAILGDQQCVKTTREAYKRRRDLLCDGFSSIGWKMQRSPATMFVWAQIPGNFASSLDFVRTLLEEAGVMVTPGSAFGPSGEGFVRIALVQEEEMIKQAVQRVRESKIL, from the coding sequence ATGCAGTTCTCAGAGCGAATGCAGTTGTTTGGGGAGAGCATCTTCACCACACTGGCGAAGATGAAAGAGGAAAAAGAAAGCAGGGGAGAAACGGTTATTGATCTGAGTATCGGTACGCCGAATATACCTCCCGCCTCCCATATCATAGATGCGCTGGTGGAAGCGGCGAAGGACGAGAAGAATTATGTGTATGCGATCAAAGACCTCGCTGAGCTGCACAGGGCGGTTGCAAAGTGGTATCAGAACAGATATCAGGTGAAGCTGAATCCAGAGACAGAGATCGTATCGCTTCTGGGGTCCCAGGAAGGGCTGGCACATATCAGTCTTTCTGTCGTGGATCCGGGAGACACCGTGCTCGTCCAGGATCCCTGTTATCCTATTTTTGGGGATGGTCCAAGGATCGCCGGAGCGAAACTTGCATATATGCCGCTGAGGAAGGAATGTGATTATCTTATCGATTTTGAAAACATTGAGGAGGAAACAGCCAGAGAGGCAAAGCTGATGGTTGTGTCATATCCGAATAATCCGACCGCGGCTGTGGCACCGGATTATTTTTATGAAAAACTGATTGCATTTGCCCGAAAGTATGACATTATTGTATTGCATGACAACGCATACAGCGAGCTGATCTTCGACGATAATGTGCAGGGAAAAAGCTTTTTATCTTATCCGGGTGCAAAAGAGGTGGGGGTGGAATTCAATTCCCTTTCCAAAACATATGGACTGGCAGGAGCTCGTATTGGTTTCTGTATTGGAAACGAACAGATCGTAAAACAGCTGACAAGGCTAAAATCCAATATGGACTACGGTATGTTTCTGCCTGTACAAAAAGCTGCGATAGCGGCGATACTGGGTGATCAACAGTGTGTTAAAACTACGAGAGAAGCATATAAAAGGCGAAGGGATCTTTTGTGTGACGGATTCTCATCGATCGGGTGGAAGATGCAGAGAAGCCCGGCAACTATGTTTGTCTGGGCGCAGATACCCGGAAACTTTGCGTCTTCTCTTGATTTTGTCAGGACCTTACTGGAAGAGGCGGGCGTAATGGTCACGCCGGGAAGTGCTTTTGGACCATCTGGGGAAGGATTTGTAAGGATTGCCCTTGTTCAGGAGGAGGAGATGATAAAACAGGCTGTTCAGAGAGTCAGAGAGAGTAAAATACTGTGA
- a CDS encoding DUF5662 family protein, with product MYIWKHFKTITKHKLLVMRYCFRIGLYKQGLLHDLSKYSWPEFKVGCRYYQGNRSPNNAEREALGVSTSWMHHKGRNKHHYEYWVDYGVDCDTVITGMQMPRRYVAEMIMDRISACKTYAGDSYTDKAPLNYYIRSRKRLWFVHSETKKQMEFLLRMLAEKGERKTLHYIKYRFLKEER from the coding sequence ATGTATATCTGGAAGCATTTTAAAACGATCACAAAGCATAAGCTGCTGGTCATGAGATACTGTTTTCGCATCGGTCTTTATAAACAGGGGCTTCTTCATGACCTGTCAAAATACTCCTGGCCAGAATTCAAGGTGGGATGCCGCTATTATCAGGGGAACAGAAGCCCCAATAATGCCGAGCGGGAAGCGCTTGGAGTGTCAACTTCCTGGATGCACCACAAAGGCCGCAATAAACACCACTATGAGTACTGGGTGGATTACGGTGTAGACTGTGATACGGTGATCACAGGCATGCAGATGCCGCGCAGATACGTAGCGGAAATGATCATGGACCGTATCAGTGCGTGCAAGACGTATGCCGGAGACTCTTATACCGACAAGGCTCCGCTCAATTACTATATCAGGAGCAGGAAGCGGCTCTGGTTTGTGCACAGTGAGACGAAAAAACAGATGGAATTTCTGCTGAGGATGCTGGCGGAAAAAGGGGAGAGAAAAACCCTCCACTATATAAAATACAGATTTTTGAAAGAGGAGAGATGA
- a CDS encoding alpha-amylase family glycosyl hydrolase, whose protein sequence is MTRAAEVKRFEVQKGLPQLTGAQQHNGGYNFTIAVDDCEEASLLLYPKGSEEIWKEIPLTEEFRTGGIAAVWIEHLDAGDIEYNYKIDGNIITDPCAKAVTGRDVFGNKLSDGQRHSVRGILSDKRPSEIPGVFIPYPEMILYKLHVRGFTAQRSSRSASKGTFQGLAEKIPYLKGLGVTSVELMPAYDFNENRETRETVTSENGASAAKTPTADINYWGYTEGYYFTPKAAFCTDRDCISEFQHCVDEFHRAGMECLMEFYFSQKTNPLMVVEILRYWKLFYHIDGFHLVGDHIPIEIIAQDDLLKHTKILYQGFAADSIYSGKLPKYRNLAECNSEFMISARCFLKGDENQVTRYICNNRRNPVTHGVINYMAYQDGFTLADMVTYNEKHNEENGEENRDGSTYNFSWNCGVEGPTRKLNVVELRRRQMKNAVLLLLTSQGTPMIYAGDERCNSQEGNNNAYCQDNPIGWVDWGRNKRCEEMWSFVKEAIAFRKSHPILHMDREPRDTDYLSLGFPEVSYHSSRAWFSEMEPQSRSIGILYCGEYAKDREGNPDSFIYIACNMHWNPYTFALPHLPEHKKWYLAVDTADKKREGFCHDKVEIEPDEEKGFVVSPRTIVILLGK, encoded by the coding sequence TTGACAAGAGCAGCGGAGGTAAAGAGGTTTGAGGTACAGAAGGGATTGCCGCAGTTAACAGGCGCGCAGCAGCATAATGGCGGATATAATTTTACAATCGCCGTAGATGACTGTGAAGAGGCCAGTCTCCTGCTGTATCCCAAAGGAAGTGAGGAAATCTGGAAGGAGATACCGCTGACTGAGGAATTTCGTACAGGAGGTATAGCTGCTGTCTGGATAGAACATTTAGATGCGGGCGATATTGAATACAATTATAAAATAGACGGAAACATCATAACGGATCCGTGTGCAAAGGCAGTAACCGGGCGGGATGTGTTTGGGAATAAATTGTCAGATGGACAAAGGCACAGTGTCAGAGGAATTTTGTCAGACAAAAGGCCCTCTGAAATACCAGGGGTCTTTATACCGTATCCGGAGATGATCCTGTATAAGCTGCATGTACGGGGATTTACCGCACAGCGAAGTTCCCGCTCTGCAAGCAAAGGGACTTTTCAGGGACTTGCAGAGAAAATACCCTATCTGAAGGGATTGGGGGTTACCTCGGTAGAACTGATGCCGGCGTATGATTTCAATGAGAACCGGGAAACCAGGGAAACAGTTACCTCTGAAAATGGCGCTTCTGCTGCTAAGACGCCGACGGCGGACATAAATTACTGGGGATATACGGAGGGGTACTATTTCACGCCAAAAGCTGCTTTTTGCACAGACAGGGATTGTATCAGTGAGTTCCAGCATTGCGTCGATGAATTTCACAGGGCCGGAATGGAATGTCTGATGGAGTTCTATTTTTCACAGAAAACGAATCCCTTAATGGTAGTGGAAATACTCCGGTACTGGAAGCTTTTTTACCATATCGACGGATTTCACCTGGTGGGTGATCATATTCCGATCGAGATTATTGCGCAGGATGATCTGCTGAAGCATACAAAGATCTTGTATCAGGGATTTGCAGCCGACAGTATTTATTCTGGAAAGCTGCCGAAATACCGTAACCTGGCTGAATGTAATTCGGAATTTATGATCAGTGCACGCTGCTTTCTGAAAGGTGACGAGAACCAGGTTACACGTTATATCTGCAATAACAGGCGAAATCCTGTCACACATGGCGTCATCAATTATATGGCATATCAGGATGGATTTACACTTGCGGATATGGTCACTTATAATGAAAAACACAATGAAGAGAACGGCGAAGAAAACCGGGACGGCAGCACATATAACTTCAGCTGGAACTGCGGTGTGGAAGGCCCCACGCGAAAATTGAACGTGGTTGAATTAAGAAGAAGGCAGATGAAAAATGCCGTGCTTCTGCTGCTGACGAGTCAGGGAACACCGATGATCTATGCCGGCGATGAGCGGTGTAACTCACAGGAAGGAAACAACAATGCCTACTGTCAGGATAATCCGATTGGCTGGGTTGACTGGGGAAGAAATAAACGCTGTGAGGAGATGTGGTCGTTTGTAAAAGAAGCCATCGCATTCCGCAAAAGCCATCCGATCCTCCATATGGATCGGGAGCCGCGGGATACCGACTATCTTTCGCTTGGATTTCCGGAAGTTTCTTATCACAGCAGCAGAGCCTGGTTTTCAGAGATGGAACCGCAGAGCAGGAGTATCGGAATTCTTTACTGTGGGGAATATGCAAAGGACAGGGAAGGAAATCCGGACAGTTTTATCTACATCGCATGCAATATGCACTGGAATCCGTATACTTTCGCACTGCCGCATCTGCCGGAACATAAAAAATGGTATCTGGCAGTCGACACGGCTGACAAGAAAAGAGAAGGCTTCTGCCATGATAAAGTGGAGATAGAACCGGACGAGGAAAAAGGATTTGTTGTATCACCGCGGACAATTGTTATATTATTGGGAAAATAG
- a CDS encoding exodeoxyribonuclease III translates to MMKLISWNVNGLRACVNKGFLDIFAQLDGDIFCIQESKLQEGQIELDLPGYYQYWNYAKKKGYSGTAVFTKEEPLSVTYGIGTEEHDQEGRVITLEYEKYYLVTVYTPNSQSELARLPYRMEWEDAFLKYLSELKGKKPVIFCGDLNVAHREIDLKNPKTNRKNAGFTDEEREKFSKLLQHGFIDTFRYFYPEKEQVYSWWSYRFKAREKNAGWRIDYFCVSEDLEQYLRDAKIHTDIMGSDHCPVELDIEM, encoded by the coding sequence ATCATGAAACTGATTTCTTGGAATGTAAACGGACTTAGAGCATGTGTGAATAAAGGTTTTCTTGATATTTTTGCACAGCTCGACGGCGATATCTTCTGTATACAGGAAAGCAAACTGCAGGAAGGGCAGATTGAACTGGATCTTCCGGGTTATTATCAATATTGGAATTATGCAAAGAAAAAAGGTTACTCCGGGACGGCAGTGTTTACGAAAGAGGAACCATTGTCGGTTACTTATGGAATCGGGACAGAAGAACATGATCAGGAAGGGCGTGTCATAACGCTGGAATATGAGAAATACTACCTGGTCACTGTCTATACACCGAATTCGCAGAGTGAATTAGCGCGGCTTCCCTATCGGATGGAATGGGAGGACGCTTTTTTGAAATATCTTTCAGAACTCAAAGGAAAGAAACCGGTCATCTTTTGCGGTGATTTAAATGTTGCGCATCGGGAGATTGATTTGAAGAATCCTAAGACAAACAGAAAGAATGCCGGTTTTACTGATGAGGAGAGAGAAAAATTCTCGAAACTTCTGCAACATGGATTCATTGATACGTTTCGTTATTTTTATCCTGAGAAGGAACAGGTGTATTCCTGGTGGTCCTACCGATTTAAAGCCAGAGAGAAGAACGCCGGATGGCGGATTGATTACTTCTGCGTATCCGAGGATCTGGAACAGTACCTGAGAGATGCAAAGATTCACACGGACATTATGGGCTCTGATCATTGTCCGGTAGAACTGGATATTGAAATGTAA
- a CDS encoding aminotransferase class I/II-fold pyridoxal phosphate-dependent enzyme: protein MKKEYNRKQDRTPLVDALKQYQEDRPAYFCIPGHRFERGVSRRWLSEEECGFLRYDLTEATGLDDLHQPSGVILESQELMADLYGAKKSYFLINGSTCGNEAMILAVLREGEKILLPRNVHKSVLEGIILSGAKPVYMMPEWIGEEGIYGGVLQQTVEEKLMEHPDCKAVFLVSPNYYGLTSNLKQIADICHENGTLLLVDEAHGGHLYFSDKLPDGALTQGADMCVQSFHKVTGALTQSSVLHIGTGRVDERRVERALKLVQSTSPSYLLMASLDAARYELASQGEDMMEKSLALSDELKEGIRQIPGMFCMNNGITGKYGVQGIDGTRVVIRCGHSSGYELKRRLMEEHRIELELADEKNVLAIITHANTREDIRRFLAALTDIAEQPLEYTGRETDPTGLPETEMVLTPREAYFSVVREVPWEMARGKIAGELIAPYPPGIPLVYPGERLSDEIWNAVEMYRRWGCHFHGPSDDSLSMFEIIEK, encoded by the coding sequence ATGAAAAAAGAATACAACAGAAAACAGGACAGAACCCCGCTTGTGGACGCGCTGAAGCAGTATCAGGAGGACAGGCCTGCATATTTTTGCATCCCGGGTCACCGCTTCGAGCGCGGAGTGAGCAGACGGTGGCTGTCTGAGGAAGAATGTGGTTTTTTGCGGTATGATCTGACAGAGGCGACTGGTCTTGACGACCTGCATCAGCCGTCAGGGGTGATCCTGGAGTCGCAGGAACTCATGGCTGACCTCTATGGTGCCAAAAAAAGTTATTTTCTGATCAATGGTTCGACCTGTGGAAATGAAGCCATGATTCTCGCTGTCCTCCGGGAAGGGGAAAAAATCCTGCTTCCCCGGAATGTTCACAAATCTGTACTGGAAGGCATCATTTTATCAGGGGCAAAGCCTGTGTATATGATGCCGGAATGGATCGGCGAGGAGGGCATCTATGGAGGAGTCCTGCAGCAGACGGTAGAGGAGAAATTAATGGAGCATCCCGATTGTAAAGCTGTGTTTCTGGTGAGCCCGAATTATTATGGCCTGACAAGTAATTTAAAACAAATAGCGGACATATGTCATGAAAACGGAACCCTTCTCCTGGTTGACGAGGCACATGGGGGGCATCTGTATTTTTCTGATAAACTGCCGGATGGAGCGTTAACCCAGGGGGCAGACATGTGTGTTCAGAGCTTCCATAAAGTAACAGGAGCGCTGACACAGAGTTCTGTACTGCATATCGGCACAGGCAGGGTGGACGAACGACGTGTGGAACGTGCCTTGAAACTGGTCCAGAGCACAAGCCCTTCTTATCTGCTGATGGCGTCCCTCGATGCGGCGCGTTATGAACTGGCATCGCAGGGCGAGGATATGATGGAAAAGTCCCTGGCTCTGAGTGATGAGTTAAAGGAAGGAATCAGACAGATCCCCGGTATGTTCTGCATGAACAATGGAATTACCGGAAAATACGGAGTACAGGGGATAGACGGCACACGTGTCGTTATACGCTGCGGGCACAGCAGCGGTTATGAGCTGAAACGCAGGCTTATGGAGGAACACAGGATAGAACTGGAGCTGGCCGATGAAAAAAATGTACTGGCGATCATTACCCATGCAAATACACGGGAAGATATCCGGCGCTTTCTTGCGGCGCTTACGGATATTGCAGAACAACCGCTGGAGTATACAGGCCGGGAAACTGATCCGACCGGTTTGCCTGAAACAGAGATGGTGCTGACACCAAGAGAAGCCTATTTTTCGGTTGTGAGAGAGGTGCCCTGGGAGATGGCCAGAGGGAAAATTGCCGGAGAATTGATCGCACCGTATCCGCCGGGTATCCCCCTGGTATATCCGGGAGAGCGTCTGAGCGACGAAATATGGAATGCGGTGGAGATGTATCGGAGATGGGGATGCCATTTTCATGGACCATCCGATGATTCGCTTTCAATGTTTGAAATAATTGAAAAATAA
- a CDS encoding branched-chain amino acid aminotransferase, producing MDIKFEKREKLKEKPDQTKLGFGKYMTDYMFVMDWDRENEWHDARIVPHGPMLLDPACVALHYAQETFEGMKAYRTKNGKIQLFRPEMNARRMINSNARLCMPAFPEDMFVEAVEELVCVERDWVPSEPETSLYIRPFMFATESSLGVHMANSYKFVIICTPVGAYYAEGVNPVRILVEDELVRAVKGGTGFTKCGGNYAASILGQVKAEEQGCAQVLWLDGVERKYVEEVGTMNIMFKINGEIYTAPIEGTVLPGVTRDSILHILKDWGYKVNETKLSVEDLMKAGHEGTLEEAFGTGTAAVISPVGEFVYKDDKVTVNDFKTGDLTQKLYDYLTGIQWGDEEDRYNWTVEVC from the coding sequence ATGGATATCAAATTTGAGAAACGTGAAAAGTTAAAGGAGAAACCGGATCAGACGAAACTTGGTTTTGGAAAATATATGACAGATTATATGTTTGTCATGGACTGGGACAGAGAAAATGAATGGCATGATGCCAGGATCGTACCGCATGGGCCAATGCTTCTGGACCCTGCGTGCGTGGCCCTGCACTATGCACAGGAGACATTTGAGGGAATGAAGGCATACCGCACAAAGAACGGAAAAATTCAGCTGTTCCGCCCGGAGATGAATGCCAGGCGTATGATCAATTCTAATGCAAGACTGTGTATGCCGGCGTTTCCGGAAGACATGTTTGTGGAGGCAGTGGAAGAACTGGTATGTGTGGAACGTGACTGGGTTCCGTCAGAGCCGGAGACATCACTGTATATTCGTCCGTTTATGTTTGCCACGGAGTCTTCTCTGGGAGTTCACATGGCAAACTCCTATAAATTTGTTATTATCTGTACACCAGTAGGTGCATATTATGCGGAAGGTGTGAATCCGGTGCGTATTCTGGTGGAAGATGAACTTGTGCGTGCTGTAAAAGGCGGAACCGGCTTTACAAAATGCGGTGGGAATTATGCAGCATCTATTCTCGGACAGGTGAAGGCCGAAGAACAGGGATGTGCACAGGTGCTGTGGCTTGACGGTGTGGAAAGAAAGTATGTGGAAGAAGTCGGAACGATGAATATCATGTTCAAGATCAATGGAGAGATCTATACAGCACCGATCGAAGGAACGGTCCTTCCCGGCGTTACGAGAGATTCCATCCTTCATATCCTGAAAGACTGGGGATATAAAGTAAATGAAACAAAACTTTCTGTTGAGGACCTGATGAAGGCCGGACATGAAGGTACCCTGGAAGAGGCATTCGGAACAGGAACAGCAGCAGTCATATCTCCGGTTGGGGAGTTCGTCTATAAAGATGATAAAGTTACAGTCAATGATTTTAAGACAGGTGACCTGACACAGAAACTGTATGATTATCTGACGGGGATTCAGTGGGGCGACGAAGAAGACCGGTATAACTGGACAGTGGAAGTCTGCTGA
- a CDS encoding DUF1292 domain-containing protein: MGNQNDDVCSGNCDCCGSDCDSSIQPGDTTVTLTLDDDSTIECAVLTTYKVEDKEYIALLPLDENGQNTDGEVFLYRFTEDENGQPMLDNIMDDDEYEAAADAFDELLDKAEYDEIVDGEEL, translated from the coding sequence ATGGGAAATCAAAACGACGATGTCTGCAGCGGAAATTGTGACTGCTGCGGTTCTGATTGTGATTCTTCAATCCAGCCGGGCGATACAACTGTCACCCTGACACTGGATGATGACAGCACGATAGAATGCGCTGTTCTGACCACATACAAAGTTGAGGACAAGGAGTATATTGCGCTGCTTCCGCTTGATGAAAATGGTCAAAACACCGACGGTGAAGTTTTTCTTTATCGCTTCACTGAAGATGAAAACGGTCAGCCAATGCTCGACAACATCATGGATGATGATGAATACGAAGCTGCTGCCGATGCATTCGATGAACTGCTCGACAAGGCAGAATACGATGAAATCGTAGACGGCGAAGAATTATAA
- a CDS encoding deoxyuridine 5'-triphosphate nucleotidohydrolase, translated as MKKIARFGKVSLKQFTEGWLDTFSGSDPEEAKSVYENIRLPRRATAGSAGYDFFSPLTFTLKPGETIRIPTGIHAEMENGWVLKLYPRSGLGFKYRLQLNNTVGIIDSDYFYSDNEGHIFSKITNDSNEEKTIEIKTGDGFMQGIFVEYGITWDDDVTEARNGGFGSTSGTLQ; from the coding sequence ATGAAAAAAATTGCGAGATTCGGCAAGGTTAGTTTGAAGCAGTTTACAGAGGGGTGGCTGGATACGTTTTCCGGATCCGATCCAGAAGAGGCGAAGAGCGTATATGAGAATATCAGACTTCCGCGCAGGGCGACGGCAGGCAGCGCCGGCTATGATTTTTTCAGTCCGCTGACTTTTACGTTAAAGCCGGGAGAGACCATCCGTATTCCCACTGGAATACACGCAGAAATGGAAAACGGCTGGGTGCTGAAGCTGTATCCCAGAAGCGGATTGGGTTTCAAGTACCGCCTCCAGCTGAATAATACGGTAGGCATCATTGACAGTGACTATTTCTATTCTGATAATGAGGGACATATTTTTTCCAAGATCACGAATGATTCCAACGAGGAGAAGACCATTGAGATAAAGACGGGAGACGGCTTTATGCAGGGGATTTTTGTGGAATACGGAATCACATGGGATGATGATGTGACGGAGGCGCGCAATGGTGGTTTCGGAAGTACATCCGGAACTTTACAGTAA
- the nrdG gene encoding anaerobic ribonucleoside-triphosphate reductase activating protein, which yields MRYHNITKDDMLNGDGLRVVLWVSGCSHCCRDCQNPQTWDPNGGIPFDESAKQELFLQLEKPYVSGITFSGGDPLHVNNITEVTELAKEIRSKFPDKTIWLYTGGLWEFVKLEEIVNYLDVLVDGEFESDRKDTSLKWKGSANQRVIDVKKSLDAGKIVLHTAD from the coding sequence ATGCGATATCATAATATTACAAAAGATGATATGCTCAACGGTGACGGACTGCGCGTTGTCTTGTGGGTATCGGGTTGTTCTCATTGCTGCAGGGACTGCCAGAATCCGCAGACCTGGGACCCGAACGGCGGTATACCTTTTGATGAGTCTGCGAAACAGGAACTGTTTTTGCAGCTGGAAAAACCGTACGTATCAGGGATTACATTCAGCGGGGGTGATCCGCTGCATGTCAACAATATCACGGAGGTGACGGAGCTGGCCAAAGAAATCCGCAGTAAATTTCCGGACAAGACGATCTGGTTGTACACCGGTGGGCTGTGGGAGTTTGTAAAACTTGAAGAGATCGTAAATTACCTGGATGTACTGGTGGATGGAGAATTCGAGTCTGACAGGAAAGATACGTCGCTGAAATGGAAAGGCAGCGCCAACCAGAGAGTGATAGATGTAAAAAAATCACTGGATGCTGGGAAAATTGTGCTGCATACGGCTGATTAA